GTTGAGCAACCGCAGCGtgggccccctgcccccctgggaccccagttGCAGGGGCGATGGATTTGGGGGAGCAGAAGCCGTGAACTTGGGGGCTCAGAGACTATCcgggggtttgggggttcagggGCCTGTTTGGGGGTTCAGGGGTTCGGGGCTCACCGGCGCCAATCACCTCCTCGATTTTGACGTAGGAGACGTCGATCTCTTTGGCGAATTCCCGCACGGCCTCGTTGGGGTCCTCGTAGGTGAAGGGGTCGATGTAGAGTTTGGTGCCTGGgaagggggggtcccgggggggggggacggttAGAGCCAAGCGCCCCCAGACCCGCCCCCGCCggccactcccccccaccccctccttctgtcCCCCCACTCGCCCCTCCGCCCTGCCCCTCactcaccccccaaccccacccctcttccctgccccctcgctcctccgtctccccctcccttctgcctccccattcacccccgccccccccgctctgcccccactcacccccaccccgtccttctgcccccccacttgcctccccgccctgccccctacTCACCCCTGCTAAACCCCGaacccatcctcccaccccacctctcttccctgccccttgctcctccgtctccccactccccccattcacccgcaccccctccttctgccccccactcaccccctgccctgccccccactaacCCCGCCTCCCCACTCgcacaccctgccctgccccgcattCACAacccctcacccaccccctcaccccacccctcttccttgccccctcgctcctccgtcTCCCCActcatcccctgcccccattcaccccctgctcccccactcaccctcaccccccgccctgcccccactcacccctgccaacccccaaacccaccccctcacctcacccctcttccctgcccctttgCTCCTCCATCTCCcattcaccccctgccccccactcaccccctgcccccccactcaccttcacccccccgccctgcccccactcaccccccGCCAACCCGCAAACCCACCCCCTCACCTcacccctcttccctgccccctcttccctccatctcccactcaccccctgccccccattcaccccctgccccccactcaccctcaccccccgccctgcccccactcacccccgccaacccccaaacccaccccctcacctcacccctcttccctgccccgTCGCTCCTCCATCTCCcattcaccccccgccccccacttaccccctgccccccccactcacCATGCCCAATGAGGTACTGGCCGTGTTTGTCCGAGTATTCAGGGTCGCGGCCCCCCGCCCCGTGCTTCCTgccgggggagggagaaagagtcgGGGGGGCAGCCAAGAGACCCCCCCCCGGAACTCCCTCTGGGGAGAACGTGGctgaacccagcccagccccatctctccacccccccggcccctccctgtcccccaagcgcccacccccaaccccttgcgcgctgggggggggatctCACCTGACACAGATAACAGCTACTGCCACCACCGCCAGCACCAGCAGGGCCCCCACGGCGGCCGCCCCCACGATCAGCCCCAGCTGCTCCGCCCGGCCCCCCGCCTCTGGGGAGAGAGACGCCGTCAGGGGGCTGCCCTGGGGTGGAGGGGTCAGGCCAGCATCACCCCCAACCCGCCCGGCTCAGCGGGAGAGACACTGCCCGACCTGGCGGGCACTGAGAAGCCAAAGGgcctgggaggggaaactgaggcaggccatTTGCTGCACTGGAACAGGCCACAGGGGGCGCCAGGCCCTGACCTGCCCACGGGGGGCAACGGGAGCCAGCCCCTGGAACGCGGGGGCAGATCCTGGCGGGCGGACGGGGCGGTGCTAGGAACCCAGATGGCACATGGGGAACACGGGTGCCGCCAGGCAGCGGAGAATCGTGTGTCCACCCTACTGGCAGCCTGCCGTCATGGGCACCTTGGCACCCCCGTGCAACCATCCTCCTCGTGCAACCGGGCACCCCCGTGCAACCTCCCTCCTCGTGCAACCTGGCACCCCGTGCAACCTGGCACCCCGTGCAACCTCCTTCCTCATGCAACCTGGCACCTCCGTGCAACCATCCTCCTTGTGCAACCTGGCACCCCTGCGCAACCTTCCTCCTCATGTAACTTCCCTCCTCGTGCAACCTGGCACCCTCGTGCAACCTGCCTCCTCGTGCAACCTGGCACCCCCgtgcaacctccctccttgtgcAACCTGGCACCCCCGTGCAACAATGCTCCTCGTGCAACCTGGCACCCATGTGCAACCTTCCTCCTCGTGCAACCTGGCACCCATGTGCAACCTTTCTCCTCGTGCAACCTGGCACCCCGTGCAACCTCCCTCCTCGTGCAACCTGGCACCTCCTCGTGCAACCTCCTGGCACCTCCTTGTGCAACCTGGCACCCCTGTGCAAGCTTCCTCGTGCAAGCTTCCTCCTCGTGCAACCTGGCACCCCGGTGCAACCATCCTCCTTGTGCAACCTGGCACCCACGTGCAACCTTCCTCCTTGTGCAACCTCCCTCCTCGTGCAACCTCCCTCCTCGAGCAACCAGGCACCGTCTGAACCTGGCCCCGGGGCTGCGTTCGTGGGGCCGGAGGGAGCGTCGTCGCCCGTTGGAACCCGACGCTCCGGGGGGGCTTCAGGCCCGAGGGGGGCCGGGGtcgggggggggcgctgggggggtcACTCACCACTGCCGTGCATGGGGACGAGGAACTCCGGCCCGAATTCCCCATAGCCGGCCTCGGAGCGGGCGCGGACCTGCACCCCATAGGACGCCCCACGGCGCAGCTGCCCCAGCGTCAGCCGGGCCTCTGACGCCTTCAGGAACATGGGGGACTCCCCGCCCGCCGCGCCctgggggaggaatggggggggtcGGTCCCGGCGCCGCGGCGCagagacctcccctccccccactgtcccccctccgatcctccccacagcccccccaatcccctcccctggtgccctcccccactgcccccctcccgatcccctccccaacccactcccgatcctcccctcacccccccacagcccccccaccccctcccctggtccaccctcagcccctgtcccgatcccctccccaaccccatcctgatcctcacccctcccacagcccccccaatccccttccctggtcccctcccccccactgcccccctcacGATCCCCTCCACCTCTgatccctgaccccctcccccagctcctttccatcccccccagaccccgctccctccaggagccccccccccacacagacccttccgaccctccccccccactcacctTCTCATAGTATTTCACCTCGTAGTCCAGGATGTGcccgctgggggggtggggcaccGGCCAGCTCAGAACCATCCCGGTCGGGGAGAGAGACCCCTGGACCCTGTCCACGGgcgggggcactggggggagacACCGAGtcagggctgcgggtcgggagtgaggggcaccggcagagctgggggggggcagggctgggctggcaggggctgcgggtcgggagtgaggggcaccggccagccgggaaggggctgcgggtcgggagtgaggggcgctggctgggccgggggctgcgggttgggagtgaggggcaccggcggggctgggggctgcgggtcgggagtgaggggcgccggccggccgggggctgcgggttgggagtgaggggcgccggccggccgggggctgcgggttgggagtgaggggcgctggccggccgggggctgcgggtctggagtgaggggcaccggagggctgggggctgcgggtcgggagtgaggggcaccggccggcTCTCACCGTCCTTGTTGGTGGTGACGTTGACCAGCTCGGCCTGGGGCGGGTTGGGGCTCAGCTCCGACACCCCGTTGACGGCCTGGATCTCGAAGGTGTAGGTGACGTAGGGCTGCAGGCCCTGGACCGTCACCCCCTGCTCCGCCAGCCCCGCCGCGCTGGGGGCGTAGGTCAGGCGAGCGCAGCGCCGGCACGGCTGCCCATCGGGGCACTCGGAGCAGAGCACGTTGTAGGTCACGTCCCACCGGCCCCCGCTCTCCAGGGGCTCGCTCCAGGTCAGCACCGCCACCGAGCCGTTGATCTGGGGCACGATACTGCGCGGGGCTGACGGGGTCGCTGCAGGGCGGTGGGGGAgaggtagaacccaggagtcctggctcccagccccccccgctccaacccccccaggccccactgccctcccagagccggggagagaacccaggagtcctggctcccagcccccctgctctcaccccccaggccccactcccctcccagagccggggagagaacccaggagtcctggctcccggcccccctgctctcaccccccagcccccgctcccctcccagggtGACTCACTGGTGCAGGGGGAGCCGAGGGGGTCGGCGCTGGCGCGGAAGTACCCATTGCGGCAGGAGCAGATGGCGGAGCCGGGCGCCGAGGAATAGCTgtagggggggcagggctggcaggagcCCTCACCCTGCGTGGCCTTGAAGGTGCCAGGGACACAGGCTGGCGAGAGAAAAAGGGTCAGACGGCGCCTTCCtgggaaacaaagggttaaatggcccctaccctccagcccagaggtggctccatctcagcgccgggcgaggggtccctgtataaccagctgccccgccccagaggtggccgcatctcagcgccgCTTGTCCCCCTTCATGtctgcccttcccccccatagctcgggggggcggggggctggcccGTTGTTCAAAGCTCCCGCGGCCCAGAGGCTCCTCTCCCGGGAGGcggct
The DNA window shown above is from Emys orbicularis isolate rEmyOrb1 chromosome 15, rEmyOrb1.hap1, whole genome shotgun sequence and carries:
- the EPHB4 gene encoding ephrin type-B receptor 4; translated protein: MEVWLLCLWIPLTQAVEETLLNTRLETSDLKWTTYPQTDGQWEELSGLDEERQHSVRTFEVCAVEGPGREAWLRSGFVPRRGAAHVYAELRYTVVECFSLPRPARACKETFNVFFYEAERDLATATDPPWLENPWVKVDTVAAEHLTRKRPGAEATGKVNVKTLRLGPLTKAGFYVAFQDQGACMALLGVRLYFQKCPGAVARLAAFPETVPRELVTPVAGACVAGAGPEGPGPLSMYCREDGRWAEHAPAGCVCLAGHEAAEGNTQCRACVPGTFKATQGEGSCQPCPPYSYSSAPGSAICSCRNGYFRASADPLGSPCTTTPSAPRSIVPQINGSVAVLTWSEPLESGGRWDVTYNVLCSECPDGQPCRRCARLTYAPSAAGLAEQGVTVQGLQPYVTYTFEIQAVNGVSELSPNPPQAELVNVTTNKDVPPPVDRVQGSLSPTGMVLSWPVPHPPSGHILDYEVKYYEKGAAGGESPMFLKASEARLTLGQLRRGASYGVQVRARSEAGYGEFGPEFLVPMHGSEAGGRAEQLGLIVGAAAVGALLVLAVVAVAVICVRKHGAGGRDPEYSDKHGQYLIGHGTKLYIDPFTYEDPNEAVREFAKEIDVSYVKIEEVIGAGVLQDHR